The proteins below are encoded in one region of Delphinus delphis chromosome 4, mDelDel1.2, whole genome shotgun sequence:
- the OLIG1 gene encoding oligodendrocyte transcription factor 1 yields MYYAVSQARVNVAPATMLRPQRPGDVQLGASLYELVGYRQPPSSSSSATSSSSSTTAPLLPKAAREKPEAPAEPPGTGSGPGAHAGGGSRADAKEEQQQQLRRKINSRERKRMQDLNLAMDALREVILPYSAAHCQGAPGRKLSKIATLLLARNYILLLGSSLQELRRALGEGAGPAAPRLLLAGLPLLAAAPGSVLLAPGAVGPPDALRPAKYLSLALDEPPCGQFALPGGGPGGGAGSPGLCTCAVCKFPHLVPAGLGLAAVQAQFSK; encoded by the coding sequence ATGTATTATGCGGTTTCCCAGGCGCGCGTGAACGTGGCCCCTGCGACCATGCTGCGGCCACAGCGGCCGGGAGACGTGCAGCTCGGGGCCTCCCTGTATGAGCTCGTGGGCTACCGGCAgccgccctcctcctcctcttccgccacttcctcctcctcctccacgaCGGCCCCCCTTCTCCCCAAGGCGGCGCGCGAGAAGCCGGAGGCGCCCGCCGAGCCGCCGGGCACGGGATCCGGGCCGGGCGCGCACGCGGGCGGCGGCTCCAGGGCAGACGCCAAGGAGGAGCAGCAACAGCAGCTGCGGCGCAAGATCAACAGCCGAGAGCGGAAGCGCATGCAGGACCTGAACCTGGCCATGGACGCGCTGCGCGAGGTCATCCTGCCCTACTCGGCGGCGCACTGCCAGGGTGCACCGGGCCGCAAGCTCTCCAAGATCGCCACGCTGCTGCTCGCCCGCAACTACATCCTGCTGCTGGGCAGTTCGCTGCAGGAGCTGCGCCGCGCGCTCGGCGAGGGCGCGGGACCCGCTGCACCGCGCCTGCTGCTGGCCGGCCTGCCTCTGCTCGCCGCAGCGCCGGGCTCAGTGCTTCTGGCCCCCGGCGCCGTGGGGCCGCCCGACGCGCTGCGCCCGGCCAAGTACCTGTCGCTGGCGCTCGATGAGCCGCCGTGCGGTCAGTTTGCGCTTCCCGGCGGCGGCCCGGGCGGCGGCGCGGGCAGCCCCGGCCTTTGCACCTGCGCCGTCTGCAAGTTCCCGCACCTCGTCCCGGCAGGCCTGGGCCTGGCCGCGGTGCAGGCGCAGTTCTCCAAGTGA